One Pseudonocardia sediminis DNA window includes the following coding sequences:
- a CDS encoding GMC family oxidoreductase, which translates to MAAYEETDVLIIGAGPGGAGIALKLAKAGVNVVCLEQGPWLDASDHAHYHNEWELEKQRGWAYDPNVRQLPEDYPVTGTTTPYMMNNVGGSTMHYAGHWPRYKPVDFRKGTEHGLEGTIDWPISYEDLAPFYDENDEIYGISGRIGDPSYPDRKQAVRDPEVLPGKLGLKYARASRDLGWHWWPSDNAVITVDRENRKADQAMGNELSGSPTGSLSTPANAHWPYAIRHGADLRTYARVETINAEGGKATGATYIDRKTGDRHEVRAKIVVLAANGIGSPRLLLQSAQKGHPDGLANSNGIVGKYLMHHVFAFCDSWFDEPIEGFKGSFGAPLYSHEFYHTDVNRGFVNGFGMQVARSFGPAYAAMGTHTGYTAPWGEKHREFFDGHFANHLMVFMFGEDLPVATNTVTLNPDVKDSSGLPAAHVNYELHPNDIALAKYGIEKIFEATRAVGAVETNDTGVLYPPPAWHLMGTCRMGNNPEDSVLNKWCQTWDVPNLFVVDGSTLTTGGAVNPTSTIGALSQRTGEYILRQFDAITAQKTTPSNADAPDM; encoded by the coding sequence ATGGCCGCATATGAGGAGACCGACGTCCTGATCATCGGCGCAGGCCCCGGCGGGGCCGGCATCGCGCTCAAGCTGGCCAAGGCCGGCGTGAACGTGGTGTGCCTGGAGCAGGGCCCGTGGCTGGACGCGTCCGACCACGCGCACTACCACAACGAGTGGGAGCTGGAGAAGCAGCGCGGGTGGGCCTACGACCCGAACGTGCGTCAGCTGCCCGAGGACTACCCGGTGACCGGGACGACGACGCCGTACATGATGAACAACGTCGGCGGCTCGACGATGCACTACGCGGGCCACTGGCCCCGGTACAAGCCGGTCGACTTCCGCAAGGGCACCGAGCACGGCCTCGAGGGCACGATCGACTGGCCGATCAGCTACGAGGACCTCGCCCCGTTCTACGACGAGAACGACGAGATCTACGGCATCTCCGGCCGGATCGGCGACCCGTCCTACCCGGACCGCAAGCAGGCCGTCCGTGACCCGGAGGTGCTGCCCGGCAAGCTCGGGCTCAAGTACGCCCGTGCGTCGCGGGACCTGGGCTGGCACTGGTGGCCGTCGGACAACGCGGTCATCACCGTCGACCGGGAGAACCGCAAGGCCGACCAGGCGATGGGCAACGAGCTCTCCGGCAGCCCGACCGGGTCGCTGTCCACCCCGGCGAACGCCCACTGGCCCTACGCGATCCGCCACGGTGCCGACCTGCGCACCTACGCCCGCGTCGAGACGATCAACGCCGAGGGCGGCAAGGCCACCGGCGCGACCTACATCGACCGCAAGACCGGCGACCGGCACGAGGTCCGGGCCAAGATCGTCGTGCTCGCGGCGAACGGGATCGGGTCCCCGCGCCTGCTGCTGCAGAGCGCCCAGAAGGGGCACCCGGACGGGCTGGCGAACTCGAACGGGATCGTCGGCAAGTACCTGATGCACCACGTGTTCGCGTTCTGCGACTCGTGGTTCGACGAGCCGATCGAGGGCTTCAAGGGCTCGTTCGGTGCGCCGCTGTACTCGCACGAGTTCTATCACACGGACGTCAACCGGGGATTCGTCAACGGTTTCGGCATGCAGGTGGCGCGCAGCTTCGGACCGGCCTACGCCGCGATGGGCACGCACACCGGCTACACGGCGCCGTGGGGCGAGAAGCACCGCGAGTTCTTCGACGGCCACTTCGCCAACCACCTGATGGTCTTCATGTTCGGTGAGGACCTGCCGGTGGCGACGAACACGGTCACGCTCAACCCCGACGTCAAGGACTCCTCGGGGCTGCCGGCCGCGCACGTCAACTACGAGCTGCACCCGAACGACATCGCGCTCGCGAAGTACGGCATCGAGAAGATCTTCGAGGCCACCCGCGCGGTGGGGGCGGTGGAGACCAACGACACCGGCGTCCTCTACCCGCCGCCGGCCTGGCACCTGATGGGGACCTGCCGGATGGGTAACAACCCGGAGGACTCGGTCCTGAACAAGTGGTGCCAGACCTGGGACGTGCCCAACCTGTTCGTGGTCGACGGCAGCACGCTGACCACCGGTGGGGCGGTCAACCCGACGTCGACGATCGGTGCGCTCTCGCAGCGCACCGGTGAGTACATCCTGCGCCAGTTCGACGCGATCACCGCGCAGAAGACGACGCCGAGCAACGCCGACGCCCCGGACATGTGA
- a CDS encoding gluconate 2-dehydrogenase subunit 3 family protein has product MSALGEAPAPFGAPEETALPGEAGGFFESGRPRIGGLLHPVAFSDLQEKVIKAAADTIIPPHPKWPTASEIGMVEFVGRYVTPSGYKNKHFPFATEDEFKSGLDKLGQSFVDADVAGRTEAISALEKAEDPLFEQLRALFYYGYYSRPRVTLAINDNLPAGRDFHGPPLPYGYLQTTEPWDEELLAQAEEHGSYLETDEVVRVDLSQLSWAK; this is encoded by the coding sequence GTGAGTGCATTGGGAGAGGCGCCCGCACCGTTCGGCGCGCCCGAGGAGACGGCACTGCCGGGGGAGGCCGGCGGATTCTTCGAGAGCGGCCGGCCCCGCATCGGCGGCCTGCTGCACCCGGTCGCGTTCAGCGACCTGCAGGAGAAGGTCATCAAGGCCGCGGCGGACACGATCATCCCGCCGCACCCGAAGTGGCCCACCGCGAGCGAGATCGGCATGGTCGAGTTCGTCGGCCGGTACGTCACGCCGAGCGGGTACAAGAACAAGCACTTCCCGTTCGCCACCGAGGACGAGTTCAAGTCCGGCCTGGACAAGCTCGGACAGTCCTTCGTGGACGCGGACGTCGCGGGACGGACCGAGGCGATCTCCGCGCTGGAGAAGGCCGAGGATCCGCTGTTCGAGCAGCTGCGGGCGTTGTTCTACTACGGCTACTACTCGCGCCCGAGGGTCACGCTGGCGATCAACGACAACCTGCCGGCCGGCCGGGACTTCCACGGCCCGCCGCTGCCCTACGGCTACCTGCAGACCACGGAGCCCTGGGACGAGGAACTCCTCGCCCAGGCCGAGGAGCACGGTTCCTACCTGGAGACCGACGAGGTCGTCCGGGTCGACCTGTCCCAGCTGTCCTGGGCGAAGTGA
- a CDS encoding aldehyde dehydrogenase family protein: MTTTEQRLTVDQDARTAEHASMFIDGAFVPASAGATFGTVDPNNGKTIAQVPRADGTDVDRAVAAAKRVAVDWQFTDALGRAALLRALAAKVTENADELARLEALDSGHYLAKAQELVGAIPLWLDYWASLADKVGGRQIEVPGNKLSFTILEPLGVTAHIVPWNYPLLILTRSVAPALALGNTVVVKPAEDTSLSALKFAELVKEAGLPDGVFNVVTGYGAEAGASLAAHPDVAGVTFTGSTATGKEVAKLAADHVAQVNLELGGKSPTVVFPDAGLEDAVEAAVQGFCSHTGQVCVAGTRLFVHADIKDRFLEALTARLRETTIGDGFADGTDMGPLISKTQYDKVREYIEIGKTEGTLFYGGGRPEGTDENGFFVEPTVFTDVTNSARIAQEEIFGPVASVITWSSEDELVEAVNDSPYGLFAVLLGSDIKRLLSTARRLQVGGVMINDWFGELPMTPHGGHKQSGTGREEGLEAVYGYTQVKHVSINLDDSLRAGTEWPGAPL, encoded by the coding sequence ATGACGACCACGGAGCAGAGGCTCACCGTGGACCAGGACGCACGGACCGCCGAGCACGCCTCGATGTTCATCGACGGCGCGTTCGTCCCGGCCTCGGCGGGCGCCACGTTCGGCACCGTCGACCCGAACAACGGGAAGACGATCGCCCAGGTACCCCGCGCCGACGGCACCGACGTCGACAGGGCGGTCGCGGCGGCCAAACGCGTCGCCGTGGACTGGCAGTTCACCGACGCCCTCGGCCGGGCCGCGCTGCTGCGGGCCCTGGCCGCGAAGGTCACCGAGAACGCCGACGAGCTGGCGCGCCTGGAGGCCCTGGACTCCGGGCACTACCTGGCCAAGGCCCAGGAGCTGGTCGGGGCGATCCCGCTCTGGCTGGACTACTGGGCCTCGCTCGCGGACAAGGTCGGCGGGCGCCAGATCGAGGTCCCGGGCAACAAGCTCTCGTTCACGATCCTGGAACCGCTGGGCGTGACCGCGCACATCGTGCCGTGGAACTACCCGCTGCTGATCCTGACCCGTTCGGTCGCGCCGGCGCTCGCGCTGGGCAACACCGTCGTGGTCAAGCCGGCCGAGGACACCTCGCTCTCGGCGCTGAAGTTCGCCGAGCTGGTGAAGGAAGCAGGTTTGCCGGACGGCGTGTTCAACGTCGTCACCGGCTACGGGGCCGAGGCGGGCGCGTCGCTGGCCGCGCACCCGGACGTCGCAGGCGTGACGTTCACCGGTTCCACGGCCACGGGCAAGGAGGTCGCGAAACTCGCGGCCGACCACGTGGCGCAGGTCAACCTGGAGCTCGGGGGCAAGAGCCCGACGGTGGTCTTCCCGGACGCCGGACTGGAGGACGCCGTCGAGGCCGCGGTGCAGGGCTTCTGCTCGCACACCGGGCAGGTCTGTGTGGCCGGTACCCGGCTGTTCGTGCACGCCGACATCAAGGACCGGTTCCTGGAGGCGCTCACCGCCCGGCTGCGCGAGACCACGATCGGTGACGGGTTCGCCGACGGCACCGACATGGGCCCGCTGATCTCGAAGACCCAGTACGACAAGGTCCGCGAGTACATCGAGATCGGCAAGACCGAGGGCACGCTGTTCTACGGCGGCGGGCGCCCGGAGGGCACCGACGAGAACGGCTTCTTCGTCGAGCCGACCGTCTTCACCGACGTCACCAACTCCGCGCGGATCGCCCAGGAGGAGATCTTCGGCCCGGTCGCGTCGGTGATCACCTGGTCCAGCGAGGACGAGCTGGTCGAGGCCGTCAACGACAGCCCCTACGGCCTGTTCGCGGTGCTGCTCGGCAGCGACATCAAGCGGCTGCTGTCCACCGCCCGCCGCCTGCAGGTGGGCGGCGTGATGATCAACGACTGGTTCGGCGAGCTCCCGATGACCCCGCACGGCGGGCACAAGCAGAGCGGCACCGGACGCGAGGAGGGCCTCGAGGCCGTCTACGGCTACACCCAGGTCAAGCACGTGAGCATCAACCTCGACGACTCGTTGAGGGCCGGGACCGAGTGGCCCGGCGCCCCGCTGTAG